The Kaistella daneshvariae genomic sequence AAATTAATTACACCACATTGATAAAATTTAGTATAAAGCTTATTTACAGATTTGATTTTTTCTATACCTTTATCATTCAAATTCAGCATATTATGGTCTGGTCAGCGAGATTAATTAAGCACAGAAATGAAGAACGAATTGGTGTAGAATTCGAAAAAGATAAAGATTTAATCCGGCGGATTAAACTCATCGATGGCGCGCGTTGGAGTCAGCAGAAAAGAATTTGGCACATTCCTGATACCTCTGAAAATAGACAGCGCTTTAAAATTGAAGAAAAACAAGTTTCGGAGCTTTCAGCCGGAGGGAAAGAACATTTGTCGAAATTTACAGATATGTTATCGGCGAAGAGATACAGCCAGAATACTATAAAAACTTATGCTGAGGCGCTTCGATTTTTCTTATTGTTTTTCAGAGAAAAAGAAATGTCAGAAATTACAAACTCAGATGTGATATATTTTAACACAAAATTTATTTTAAAAAATAATTTTTCTGCGTCCTACCAGAACCAGATAACAAGTGCTATAAAACTTTATTTTAAAACCGTACGTGACGCAAAAATTGAACTGGAAAAAATACAGCGCCCAAAAAGACCGAAACTTTTACCCAACGTGCTAAGTAAAGAAGAGGTTAAGAAAATCCTGGAGGCGCATCACAACCTGAAACACAAAACGATGCTCTGTTTAATTTACAGTTGTGGCTTACGGCGTAGCGAGCTGCTTAACTTAAAACCGAATGAAATAGATTCTAAAAGGAATATTGTATTAATAAAACAAGCCAAAGGAAAGAAGGATCGAATTGTTCCCCTGAGTGCAAAAATTTTGGAACTTCTGCGTGAATATTATGTAATTTATCGCCC encodes the following:
- the xerA gene encoding site-specific tyrosine recombinase/integron integrase encodes the protein MVWSARLIKHRNEERIGVEFEKDKDLIRRIKLIDGARWSQQKRIWHIPDTSENRQRFKIEEKQVSELSAGGKEHLSKFTDMLSAKRYSQNTIKTYAEALRFFLLFFREKEMSEITNSDVIYFNTKFILKNNFSASYQNQITSAIKLYFKTVRDAKIELEKIQRPKRPKLLPNVLSKEEVKKILEAHHNLKHKTMLCLIYSCGLRRSELLNLKPNEIDSKRNIVLIKQAKGKKDRIVPLSAKILELLREYYVIYRPKHFLFEGSLPGAPYSEKSLQSVLKQALQKAKIEKPVTLHWLRHSYATHLLENGTDLRYIQELLGHSSSRTTEIYTHVSTKNLQQIRSPFDDL